In a single window of the Heliangelus exortis chromosome 1, bHelExo1.hap1, whole genome shotgun sequence genome:
- the CYBB gene encoding NADPH oxidase 2, which yields MGNWVENEGLSIFVILVWLGLNVFLFWWYYLVYDVPPKFFYTRALLGHALALARAPAACLNFNCMLILLPVCRNLLSFLRGSSACCSTRIRRQLDRNLTFHKMVAWMIALHTAIHTIAHLFNVEWSVQARVEEKGTLAAVLSSLGDNPNESYVNFYRKTIGNPVGGLYVAFTYLAGLTGVIITLALILIITSSTKTIRRSYFEVFWYTHHLFVIFFIGLVIHGAGRIVRGQTAESLAEHDPEICYKNFTHWGKQGACPIPQFSGNPPMTWKWVVGPMFLYLCEKLVRFWRSQQKVVITKVVIHPFKTIELQMMKKGFKMEVGQYIFVKCPAVSKLEWHPFTLTSAPEEDYFSIHVRIVGDWTEGLFNACGCDKQEFQEAWKLPKIAVDGPFGTASEDVFSYETVMLVGAGIGVTPFASVLKSVWYKYCHDATNLKLKKIYFYWLCRDTHAFEWFADLLQSLEAQMQEKNNAEFLSYNIYLTGWDESQATHFIVHHEEEKDVITGLKQKTLYGRPNWENEFKTIAGQHPGSRIGVFLCGPESLADTLNKQSISNSEADPRGVHFIFNKENF from the exons ATGGGTAACTGGGTAGAGAATGAAGGACTGTCCATCTTCGTCATT cttgTGTGGCTGGGGTTAAATGTCTTCCTCTTTTGGTGGTATTATCTTGTATATGATGTCCCACCAAAATTCTTCTACACTAGAGCACTTCTTGGC CATGCTTTGGCCCTAGCAAGGGCCCCTGCAGCTTGTCTGAATTTCAACTGCATGCTGATTCTGCTGCCAGTGTGTCGAAACTTGCTCTCCTTCCTCAGAGGATCAAGTGCG TGCTGTTCTACCCGCATAAGACGACAGCTGGACAGGAACCTCACCTTTCACAAAATGGTGGCATGGATGATTGCCCTTCACACTG CAATTCACACCATCGCACACTTGTTCAATGTAGAGTGGAGCGTGCAAGCCCGTGTTGAAGAGAAAGGAACCCTGGCAGCTGTGCTTTCTAGCCTTGGTGATAACCCAAATGAAAGCTATGTCAACTTTTATAGAAAAACTATTGGG AACCCTGTGGGGGGCCTATATGTGGCTTTCACCTACTTGGCTGGTCTCACTGGTGTTATCATCACACTGGCTCTCATATTAATCATCACATCATCCACCAAAACCATCCGAAGGTCATATTTTGAAGTCTTTTGGTACACTCACCATCTCTTTGTCATCTTCTTTATTGGCCTTGTCATCCATGGTGCTGG ccgTATTGTACGGGGGCAGACAGCTGAGAGCCTGGCTGAACATGATCCAGAGATTTGCTACAAGAACTTCACTCACTGGGGAAAGCAGGGTGCTTGCCCAATTCCCCAGTTTTCGGGGAATCCTCCTATG ACATGGAAGTGGGTAGTAGGTCCTATGTTTTTGTACCTGTGTGAGAAGCTGGTGCGGTTTTGGAGGTCACAGCAGAAGGTTGTTATCACAAAG GTGGTCATTCATCCCTTTAAGACAATTGAGCTCCAGATGATGAAGAAGGGCTTCAAGATGGAGGTCGGGCAATACATTTTTGTAAAATGTCCAGCAGTGTCTAAATTAGAATGGCACCCATTTACACTCACCTCTGCTCCAGAAGAAGATTACTTCAGCATTCATGTCCGCATTGTAGGGGACTGGACAGAGGGCTTGTTCAATGCCTGTGGATGTGATAAGCAAGAATTCCAGGAAGCATGGAAGCTGCCCAA AATAGCTGTGGATGGCCCCTTTGGAACAGCAAGTGAGGATGTATTCAGTTATGAAACTGTTATGCTTGTTGGAGCTGGAATAGGAGTCACCCCCTTTGCATCTGTACTCAAGTCCGTCTGGTACAAATATTGCCACGATGCCACTAACCTAAAACTCAAAAAG ATCTATTTTTATTGGCTTTGCAGGGACACTCATGCCTTTGAATGGTTTGCTGATCTCTTGCAATCTCTGGAGGCTCAAATGCAGGAGAAGAATAACGCAGAGTTTCTCAGCTATAACATCTACCTTACAGGCTGGGATGAATCTCAG GCTACTCACTTCATAGTACAtcatgaagaagagaaagatgtGATTACAGGCCTTAAACAGAAAACCCTGTATGGAAGACCAAACTGGGAAAACGAGTTCAAAACTATTGCAGGGCAGCATCCAGG CTCCAGAATAGGTGTTTTTCTCTGTGGACCCGAGAGCCTAGCTGACACACTCAACAAGCAGAGCATCAGCAACTCAGAAGCTGACCCACGAGGagtgcatttcatttttaacaagGAAAATTTCTAA